The Clostridiisalibacter paucivorans DSM 22131 DNA segment CATATCCTACTGCTTTTCTAATAGCCTTCATTCTTTTTATATCTAATTCAGGATTTTTACCTACCTTTATTTTCAAAGTTTTATATCCTCTATTGACAGCATCAATACTATCTCTAGCCATCTCTTCTGAATCATTGACACTTATAGTTATATCAGTAATGATTTCTTTTCTATACCCTCCTAAAAGTTTATATAAAGGTGCATTATAAAGCTGACCATATAGATCATAAATGGCCATATCTACTGCTGCCTTTGCACTACTATTTTTCACTAATGCACTATCAATTTTAGCCATTATATACTCTATATTTTCTATTTCTAATCCTATTAAATGTTTTTTAATATAGTTTTCAACAGCATCTATTATAGAACCAGTAGTATCCCCTGTTATTACAGCAGTTGGTGGTGCTTCTCCAAAACCCACATGGCCTGTATTTGTCTCTATCTTTACAATCACATCCTCTACACTATTTACAGTCCTCAATGCAGTTTTAAAAGGTGTTTTTAATGGTATAGATATATGTCCTAATTTAATATTAGTAATTTTCATTTTTCTTCCTCCTCGTATAATATGTTTAGAAACACTTTTATAAGTGTTCTAAGCATATTTTTTTTATTTATTTTTATTACAATTTTTAATTGAGATATCCTAGTGCTAAAATAAGATTAAGAATAGTTAGCAAAGGATAATTCTTGTCCTCCTTGCAAAACCATAAGGTTATTGCCAGAAAAGCATGCTTCCTGACTTAGTTGTCATAACCTGCATACTACAGATGCTGCATCTCTTTGATTAGACCAACAGCAAGGTTAGTTTTCAAAGATGAAT contains these protein-coding regions:
- a CDS encoding dipeptide epimerase, yielding MKITNIKLGHISIPLKTPFKTALRTVNSVEDVIVKIETNTGHVGFGEAPPTAVITGDTTGSIIDAVENYIKKHLIGLEIENIEYIMAKIDSALVKNSSAKAAVDMAIYDLYGQLYNAPLYKLLGGYRKEIITDITISVNDSEEMARDSIDAVNRGYKTLKIKVGKNPELDIKRMKAIRKAVGYDVDLRIDANQGWKPKEAVKILRDMEDEGLDIEFVEQPVAAHDIEGLKLVSDNINIPVLADESVFSPEDAVKIIQNKAADLINIKLMKTGGIHNALKICSIAEIFGVECMIGCMLESKISVTAAVHLAAAKKIITKVDLDGPVLCAEDPIDGGAIFNESQISLTNKPGMGFEKINGIAYI